A genomic window from Anguilla rostrata isolate EN2019 chromosome 14, ASM1855537v3, whole genome shotgun sequence includes:
- the ftsj1 gene encoding putative tRNA (cytidine(32)/guanosine(34)-2'-O)-methyltransferase — MGRSSKDKRDIYYRLAKEEGWRARSAFKLLQLDEEFNLFKGVRRAVDLCAAPGSWSQVLSRKLRGKDEKSEDVKIVAVDLQAMAPLPGVTQIQGDITKITTAQEIIRHFEGQPADLVVCDGAPDVTGLHDVDEYIQAQLLLAALNITTHVLKPGGTFVAKIFRGKDVTLLYSQLKIFFSGVTCAKPRSSRNSSIEAFVVCENYSPPEGYVPNMSNPLLDHCYDVDFNQLEGPNRVIVPFLACGDLSAFDSDRTYPLQLDPGKEYRYTPPTQPPIRPPYQQACHLRKNNLLAKQDCPTVPLDGAFSSLHLSSNQGPESDEASSSAAPPPPCDVSSGEATEQEVERLN, encoded by the exons ATGGGACGCTCCTCCAAAGACAAGCGTGACATTTACTACCGGCTAGCCAAAGAAGAGGGGTGGCGAGCCAGGAGTGCCTTTAAACTGCTCCAACTGGACGAGGAGTTCAACCTCTTCAAAG GTGTTCGTCGCGCGGTGGACCTTTGCGCCGCTCCAGGGAGCTGGAGCCAGGTCCTGAGCCGGAAACTCCG AGGGAAAGATGAGAAGAGTGAGGATGTGAAAATCGTAGCAGTGGATCTTCAAGCTATGGCCCCCCTGCCTGGGGTCACTCAGATACAGGGGGACATCACCAAG ATCACCACTGCACAGGAAATTATCAGGCACTTTGAGGGCCAGCCCGCTGATCTTGTGGTGTGTGACGGTGCCCCTGATG TGACTGGCCTCCACGATGTTGATGAATATATTCAGGCCCAGCTTCTGCTTGCT GCCCTGAACATTACAACTCATGTTCTCAAACCGGGGGGCACCTTTGTGGCAAAG ATATTTCGGGGGAAAGACGTGACCCTCCTGTACTCCCAGCTGAAGATCTTCTTCAGCGGCGTGACGTGCGCCAAACCGCGGAGCAGCCGAAACTCCAGCATCG AGGcgtttgtggtgtgtgagaaCTACTCCCCCCCGGAAGGATACGTCCCAAACATGTCCAACCCCCTCCTGGACCACTGCTACG atGTGGACTTTAATCAGCTGGAGGGCCCAAACCGGGTCATCGTCCCCTTCCTGGCCTGCGGGGACCTCAGTGCTTTCGACTCGGACCGCACCTACCCGCTCCAG cTGGACCCCGGTAAGGAGTACCGCTACACGCCCCCGACCCAGCCCCCCATCCGCCCGCCCTACCAGCAAGCCTGCCACCTGCGCAAGAACAACCTGCTGGCCAAGCAGGACTGTCCCACCGTCCCATTGGACGGGGCCTTCTCCAGCCTGCACCTCTCGTCCAATCAGGGCCCGGAGTCGGACGAGGCGTCGTCGTCAGCGGCGCCTCCGCCGCcctgtgatgtcagcagtgGAGAGGCGACGGAACAGGAGGTCGAGCGGCTGAACTAA